From Nerophis lumbriciformis linkage group LG09, RoL_Nlum_v2.1, whole genome shotgun sequence, one genomic window encodes:
- the LOC133607603 gene encoding zinc finger Y-chromosomal protein isoform X5: MRVVPTGRSLLWSFKRLCWCLRARVKAWRCTETCVMALDGEEEGVAMGDIPEDGLDPEEQDDDQDGCGDYLMISYEAGKMVSEDGTEVTVEGAVEDQEVEKDEDGQEVIKVYIFKADSGEDDMGESVDISDGDMDNVALTESSGQTLREKMVYMSVGDSHHQGNHGVEDSESCENGNGAASAFLHIDESDGVDEVGRQRNKTKRRSEPRQVQTAIIIGPYGQPLTVYPCMLCGKKFKSRGFLKRHTKNHHQEVLTRKKYQCTDCEFTTNKKASLHNHMEVHALSSKAPFECEMCGKEFHQQSALFSHRLQHHHREPKNQPPPPPPAKTHKCKFCDYETAEQGLLNRHLLAVHSKSFPHICVECGKGFRHPSELKKHMRTHTGEKPYSCMYCDYKSADSSNLKTHIKTKHSKEMPYKCERCFQTFAEEEELNQHGLTHEENKTHHCAHCDHKSSNSSDLKRHIISVHTKDYPHKCAVCGKGFHRPSELKKHSVAHRTKKLHQCRHCNFKNADPFVLSRHILSVHTKEQQASPERSEAKRTETNAPVAAPKKAASSGSAAAGQPARVSAASLASSVTVVIGKGQKERRIYQCQYCDYSTGDASGFKRHVISIHTKDYPHRCEICSKGFRRPSEKNQHIMRHHKDVVQAE; encoded by the exons ATGAGGGTGGTGCCGACGGGCAGGAGTTTGTTGTGGAGCTTCAAGAGACTGTGTTGGTGTCTGAGGGCGAGGGTGAAGGCATGGCGGTGCACAG AAACCTGCGTAATGGCCTTGGACGGTGAGGAGGAAGGCGTCGCCATGGGTGACATCCCCGAAGACGGCCTCGACCCCGAAGAGCAGGACGACGATCAAGATGGCTGTGGAGATTATCTGATGATATCCT ACGAAGCTGGTAAAATGGTGTCGGAGGATGGCACAGAAGTAACCGTGGAAGGAGCTGTGGAGGACCAGGAAGTGGAGAAGGACGAGGACGGACAAGAAGTGATAAAAGTGTACATCTTCAAGGCTGACTCCGGAGAGGATGACATGG GAGAGTCTGTCGACATCAGCGATGGGGACATGGACAATGTGGCGCTGACAGAGTCTTCGGGCCAAACACTTCGAGAGAAGATGGTTTACATGTCTGTTGGCGACTCTCATCACCAAGGAAACCACG GTGTGGAGGACAGTGAGAGCTGCGAAAACGGCAATGGAGCAGCGAGCGCATTTCTGCACATCGACGAATCTGATGGCGTTGACGAAGTTGGCCGACAGCGCAACAAGACCAAGCGACGATCTGAGCCTCGACAAGTCCAAACAG CCATCATCATCGGTCCCTACGGTCAACCTCTGACAGTATATCCCTGCATGCTCTGCGGTAAAAAGTTCAAATCGCGAGGTTTCCTGAAACGGCACACCAAGAATCATCACCAGGAGGTTCTGACCAGGAAAAAGTACCAGTGCACAGACTGTGAGTTCACCACCAACAAGAAAGCCAGCCTCCATAACCACATGGAGGTGCACGCCCTGAGCAGCAAAGCGCCCTTCGAGTGTGAAATGTGCGGCAAGGAGTTCCACCAACAGTCGGCGCTTTTCTCCCACCGACTGCAGCACCACCACCGGGAGCCAAAGAAtcagccgccgccgccgccgcccgcCAAGACGCACAAATGCAAGTTCTGTGATTACGAAACTGCTGAGCAAGGACTGCTCAACCGACACTTGTTGGCCGTTCACAGCAAAAGCTTCCCGCACATCTGTGTGGAATGTGGCAAAGGCTTCCGTCACCCCTCGGAGTTGAAGAAACACATGCGCACGCACACGGGCGAGAAGCCTTACTCCTGCATGTACTGTGACTACAAGTCTGCTGACTCGTCTAACCTCAAGACTCACATTAAGACAAAGCATAGCAAGGAGATGCCATACAAGTGCGAGCGCTGTTTCCAGACATTTGCAGAGGAGGAGGAGCTGAACCAGCACGGACTGACACATGAGGAGAATAAGACCCACCATTGTGCCCACTGTGACCACAAAAGTTCCAACTCCAGCGACCTAAAACGCCACATCATATCTGTGCACACCAAGGACTACCCGCACAAATGTGCAGTGTGCGGCAAGGGGTTCCACCGGCCGTCTGAGCTCAAGAAGCATTCTGTCGCCCACCGCACCAAGAAACTCCACCAGTGCCGACACTGCAACTTCAAAAACGCAGACCCTTTTGTCCTCAGTCGCCATATTTTGTCTGTCCACACCAAGGAGCAGCAGGCCTCCCCTGAAAGGAGCGAGGCCAAAAGGACAGAGACAAACGCTCCTGTGGCGGCCCCTAAAAAGGCTGCATCTAGCGGCTCTGCTGCCGCCGGCCAGCCCGCTAGAGTTAGTGCAGCCAGCTTAGCCAGCAGCGTGACTGTGGTTATTGGCAAAGGACAGAAAGAACGTAGAATCTACCAGTGTCAGTACTGTGACTACAGCACGGGGGACGCTTCGGGATTCAAGCGACACGTTATTTCTATCCACACAAAGGACTACCCGCACCGCTGCGAGATCTGTTCTAAAGGCTTCCGGCGACCGTCGGAAAAGAACCAGCATATCATGCGCCACCACAAAGATGTGGTCCAGGCAGAGTGA